GACTCCATTCGCCGGATCGCCTCGCGTTCCAGCGCGTCGACGAGGATCTCGATGACCGCGAGCACCAGCGTCATCAGCCCGTCGGCGGCGTCGTCGCCGTCGAGATCAATCTTCGTCATCGCTCTCCCCGTCGGTCGTTGCCTCCGGTTCAGTGTCGTCGGTATCCTCGGCCGCGTTCTCGCTTTCCTCCCTGTCCTCGCTTCCGTCGGCTTCGTCGCCCTCCCGTCTCGATCGCCCGCCGATCCGCGGTCTGGCCCCGATTCCCGGTTCCGAGGCGGGACTCTCGTCGTCGTAGTCGGTGTCCGAATCGCTTTCGTCGCTCGTGATCGGCGGTTCGGCGAGCCACGACCCGCTTTCGTTGATCGGCGGCGGGTCGTCCTCGTCGTCGACCTCCTCGATCGGGGTCCGGTCGGAGGCCGCCTCGACCCGGCGCATGTCGGTGCCGTCGGGGAACTCGAGGCCGTACTCCGCGGCGGTCTCGAAGGAGGCGAGCGCCGCTCGGAGCTGGATCCCGAGGAGTTCGGTGTCACCCACCGAGACCGCGATGTCGGCGTTGATGACCACGCCCTTGTCGAGCAACATCTCGACCACGTCCGCGAGACTGTCGCTTCGCCGCGTCGGACCGCCGCCGCGCTCACTCATCGTCGCCCTCCGCCGTCCGGTCGAGGCGTGATCCGTAGAGCCGTGGCCGGTTCGGGGCCGACGAGTAGCGCGTCTCCTCGGGCACCGTCGAGAACGCCGCTCGGCCGCTCATGTCGTTCCGCGAGGTCGGGATCGAGGAGTACGCCGTCGGGTTCCGCGACTCCGGCTGTTCGACGTCCTCGGTCCGTGCTTCGTTTTCCTCCTTGAGCTCCTTGACGCGCTCTCTCGTGTCGAGCAGGCTCTCCCTGAACTCCTCGACCGCGTCGCTGAGCTTCGACTGGACCCGCTGCTGGATGGTCTCGGTCGGGACGTCGATATCGTCGCGCTCGCTCCCGCCCTCGGCGTCGGCGTTGACGTCGGCTGTACCGCTGGCACCCCCACCCTCGATACTGCCGGCGTCGTCGCCGTCGGCATCGTCGTCGCCCACGAGCTCGCGGAGTTTCGCCATCGGCCCTTTCTCGTCGTCCTCGTCGTCGGTCAGTTCGTCGGTCGCGTCGTCGAACTCGCGCTTGTTCCGCCAGAACTCCCGGACGTCGACCGTATCCCAGAGTTTCCCGAGTTCGACGACCTGGAGGAGCTTTCGGTACTTCACGGCCTCGCCGGGGTCGCCCTCCGCGATCGCCTCGGGGACCTCGCTCGCGTCGATCGCGTCCGGCAGCTCCGAGAGGTCGACGGCGTCCGGGAGGTCGGTGAGATCGATGGTTTCGAGGAGCTCCTCGATCTCCTCGACGACCGCGATGAGGTCCTCGACGTCCTCCTGTACCTCCTCGAACGGGTGGTCGCTCTCGTGGGCGGTGAGCAGCGCGTCGACGTCGCCCATCGCGCGGTCGAGCAGGTCGTCGAGATCGCGGTCGGGTACGTTCCCGTCGTCGGTCGACGGCTCGTCAGCTTCGTCGGCCACCTCGTCGCCCCCGGTGCTCCCTTCATCCGTTTCCTCGACCGTCTCGGACAGATCGTCGAGCGTCTCCGCGACGTCCTCGACGTCCTCGCGACCCTCGACCGACTGGTCGCTCACGGCATCACCCGTCCTCCGAGCGCTCCTCGAGTTCGGTCATCAATTGATCGGCGAGCGACTGGAGCTCGTCGGTCGACATCTCGTCGAGGTCCTCGGGCGGCTCGGACGAGGTGTTCTCCGCGTCCTCGTCGGCCGTATCGCCGGTGTCGTCGCCACCGGTCGTCCCGCTCACGAGACTCTCGGCGGCCCCCTCGATGTCGGTCGTCTCGAGATAGCTCACCAGCAGCGTGACCATCCGTTCGTCGAGGTCGACGTTCCGGCCGAGGATCTCGCCCAGCCGCCGGCCGACGAGGCCACCGAGCGTCCGGCCGAGCGACTCGCCGACCTCGGGGAGATCGGCGCTGCTCGACGACGTTTTCGACGTATCGGTCTCGTCGTCGGTATCGGCGACATCGCTCTCGTCGGTACCGTCGCCCCGATCGAGGAGTTCGGCCACGCCTCCCTCGTCGGAGCCGAGCCGTTCTTTCAGCTGTGAAATCTTCTCCGTGGTTTCGTCTCGTTGGCTCATGGATGATCGTGGCCGCTAATCGCTCTCTTCGTCGTCTTCGCTCTCTTCGTCGTCTTCGCTCTCTTCGTCGTCTTCGCTCTCTTCGTCGTCTTCGCTCTCTTCGTCGTCTTCGCTCTCTTCGTCGTCTTCGGTGCTGGCTTCGTCGCCGTTCTCACTCTCGTCGTCCCCGAGTGCGTCGAGGAGTGCGTCGAGAACGACGTTGATCGCACCGAACAGGACGTCGGACGTCGACGGGATCTCGATCTCCGGCAGCAGACTGCCGAGGTCGAACCCACCCTCGGGCAACATCCCGCCGAGCGCTCCCGCAACGTCGTCGAGCAGCCCCACGACCTGCGACAGCAGATTCCCGAGGAGGTTCCCCGAACCCGGGACGGCCGAAACGTCCAGCACGACCTCGTTCAGGTCGATCTCCACGCCGAGCAGGTCGACGAACAGCCCCTCGAGGTCGAGGTATACGAGGCTCGTCCCCTCCCCGCCAGCGTCGCGTCCGCTCTGTGCGCTCTTTTCGGGAGCATCACCGCTTCCGGATTCGTCCTCGCCACCGTCGGCCAACACGACCGGCGATCCCGGCGGTACTGTGTCGGCCGAGACGTCGGTGCGTTCGTCCGTCGATCGACCGGCCGTGGTGTCGGAGTCGTCTGTCATTGTTTCGTATCCTCGGTGGGGCGGAGGTACACTTCGAGAACCGCGTTGTTGAACGACGCGCCGTCGACGGCGAACCCGCCGTCGGGCAGGTCGACCCTGGTGAGGAGCCGGTCGTCGTCAGCGATCAGGAGCGTCCGTGAGTCGTCGGTGACGCCGGCGGCGAGGCCCTCCGGATCGATCGCCGGCAGATCGGCCGTGACCACGAGACCGTCCTCGACGCGCCGGACGCTCGTGGCGTACTCGGTGTCGGTCGTTTCGAGGGCGGCCGTCCGGGACTCGTCCGTGGTGCTCGGGACTTCGCCAGGCCTGATGGTCCCGACCGTGATCCCGTACTCCGCACGCCGCTTGCCGTCGGTGACGCTGCCGGTTCTCCTCGCGCGCCCGTCCTCGTCCGCGTCGGCAGCCGCTTCGAGCGCGTCGCGGAGTGCTGTTCGGATCAGTCCGCCGATCGTGTCTCTGTTACTCATCGTTTGATCTCGACTTTCCCCTGGAGGTTCTCGCGTGCCTGTTCGGCCACATCGAGCTGACGTTCGAGGTCGGTGCGGCGCTCCTCGTACTCCTCGCGCGAGCGCTCGCCGACCTCGAACAGCAGCCGGTTCTCCTTGATGTCGTCGCGGATCGCCTCGACGTCGTACAGCTCCTCGATCGCCATCGCGTGAACCACGTTGATGAGGGAGACGAACGGCCGCACGAGGAGGTCGTCGACGACGAACATCTCACCGCTGCGCCCCGATCTCGATGTCGACGAAGCTGTACGGTGCCCACGGGCCGGTGTACTGGACGGTAAAGGTCTCGCCGTACTCGTCGATGATCCCGTCGACCGCCTCGTCGAACGCCGCTCGGTCGTCGCGCTCGACGAGGTACGATCGGTTCAGTACGAGTCGGTCGCTGAACAGTCCGTTCTCGGCCTCGCTCACGCTCACCGGTTCGAGTCGCTCCGTGACCGACGCCACGATCGACTCCCGGTCGACCGTCGCGCCCTCGTCGGCGAGGATCTTGAGCCCCAGCTCGACCCGCCCCTCGACGTCGTTCAGCGCCTTCCGGAACGCCCGCCGGCCGCCACGGAGCACGCCCTTCAGCGCGCGGGCGTTCTTGAACACCATCCCGAACTGCATCGGGACCACCGTCCGGCCGCCGTCACGGTACAGCAACTCCTGCAGCACGTCGTCGTGCGCCCGGAGGTTCTCGTCGCTTCGGTCCGGCTCCATCGTCTCGCTGTCGCTCACGACCGCCGCGAGGCTACCGTGCTCGACCGCGTACACGTCGGTCGCACCGTCGACGCCATCGGTCTCGAACGCGACGTCCGCGTCGTCGGTGATCCCGTACGTGTAGAGGTGTGTGCTTGCCATGGTGCGACTGATGGGTCTCGTCCGTATACCGAGTGGTACGCCAGCCGTTAAAAGATAGGTGCCTGCGCTGGAAGGCCCCCAGTCGTCGGCGACCGCCGCGATCGTTTCGATTCGATTCTGATGGTATTTGGCCGACAGAACGGGATCGTGCCTGCACTCACAACCCGAACGGTCATAAGGCAAGCCGGGCAAGTGAGGCGTCATGGCAAGTGAACGACCGAGTACGGCAAGCCTCGCTGAAGTGGTCGACCGCATCCTCGACAAGGGGATCGTCATCGACATCTGGGCGCGGGTGTCGGTCGTCGGGATCGAGATCCTGACTGTGGAGGCGCGGGTGGTCGCCGCGTCGGTGGACACCTTCCTCCACTACAGCAAGGAGATATCGAAGTTGGAGATGGCGAGCCAGTCCGGCGACCTCGAGGACCTCCAGAACCTCGAGCTCGGCACCTCGCCGATGACACAGCCCGAACCCGACGAGCCGGAAGTCCACATCGAGGAGACGGACGAGGAAGAAGAACAAGAACAGGAAGCCGAGCAGTAACCGCTCCCCGAACGACCGTCCGTTCGAACCTCCCCTTCCCCTGCGCCACGCCGGATCGGGCCGCGACGTTGCCGGCCAGTGCCGGGACGGGGTTTGATTACCTCCCGCCGAGAGACACGATACAGCAATGGCCGACCTCGACCCGACGGAACACACGATCGACGAACTGGACGACGAACTCGAATCGGTCGACGACCCCGAGCGGCTCCGCGATATCCACGACGCCGAAACCGACGGCGAGGACCGAACCGGGGCCACCGAGCTGATCGAGGAGCGCCTCGCAGCGGTACAGGAGGAACTCGACCGTCGCGAGGCCGAGGGGCAGAACGGTGACGATGAGGGCGCGAGCGAGGCCGCCGACGAAACGACCGAAGAAAGCTCGGGATCGGGTGGGGTCGGCATCATCGACGTCCGCAACCAGGTCCGGAGCGTGGCGGCCGACCTGATCGGCCGGCCGCTCGACGGGATCACCGAGGTTCGGGCGGACGACGACGGCTGGTACACCACGGTCGAGGTGATCGAGCGCAACTCGATCCCGGACACCCAGGACATCCTCGGGCGGTACGAGATCGACCTCGACGCCGACGCCAACGTCGTCGGCTACCGCCGGCTCCGACGGTATCGGCGGGGCGACACGGACGACGAGGCCGTCGAATAGCGCTACTCCGCTATGTCGAGCGTCTCGACCAGTCGGTCCTCCATCTCCTCGCGCTTGAGGTTCGCCGTCACGTCGACCTCCTTCGCGAGCTTCTGGAGTTCGCGGTAGGACAGCTCGTCGAGCTCCGCGCGCGACGACGGCCGCCCGGACTCCTCGGCGGCCTCGGTTCCCTCACCGTTTTCGTCCCCGGACGCGTCCTGTCCGCCGGTTTCGTCTCCCTGATCTTCGTCCGCCCGATCTTCGTCCGCGGTGGCGTCCTCGTCGCCGACCGGCGAGCCGACCGTGGCGTCGCTACCCGGTTTCGCCGCCCCGACGCCGGCCACGAGCGCCTCGCCGAGCCGACGTCCCAGCAGCCCGCCGACCTGCTGTCCGAGCGCCTCGCCGAGTCGCCGCCCGCGCGCCTCGCTGGTCGGTTCCTGTTCGCTCATGAGTGCCCTATCCACGGCGGCAGCGGATAAACCCGGCGGCGATCGACGACAGCCCCTCGCCGACCCCCGACACGCGAATTGGGTGTGAATACCACCCAGATCGCCCGTTCAGAACACATATAGGCGCTCTCGACGGCGTGTGACGAACGACGAACCATGAGTGCCAGCGGCGATCCGGACGACCCGAACGAGCATGACTTCGAGCGGGAGTTCACGGACGACGATCGCGAGGGACCGGCGATCGAGTTCTACGGCGGCAGACTGACGAGCGCGCTGCCGCTCGCGATCTTCGTCCTCTGGGCGATCGTCCAGAGCGGACTCCTCCAGATCAGTGCCACCAACGGGCTGGTGGCGGGCATGCTGCTCGCGCTGATCGTCGGGATGTTCTTCGTGAAGGGCGACTGGAAGACCTACGCGAACACCATCTTCGAGGGGATGACCCAGCGGGTCGCCGCGACGGCGATCGTGGCGTGGCTGTGGGCCGGCATGTTCGCCGAAACGATCCAGGTCGGCGGATTCGTCGACGGACTGGTCTGGGCGGCCGACGCGCTGAGCATCGGCCCGACGCTGTTCCCCGCGGTCACGTTCCTGCTCGCCGGGCTGCTCGCAACCGGAATCGGGAGCGGCTACGGCACTGCGATCGCGTTCACCTCGCTCTTTTTCCCGGCCGGCGTCCTGCTGGGCGCGAACCCGGTGCTCATGTTCGGCGCGCTGCTCTCGGGCGCGGTGTTCGGCGACAACCTCGCGCCGGTGAGCGACACCACGATCGTGAGCGCCGTCACCCAGGACGCCGATATCGGCGGCGTGGTGGCCTCACGATTCAAGTACGCGATCGTCGCGGCGGTGCTCGCGCTCGCGGGCTACATCGTCGCCGGCAGCATGATGACGGGGATCGACGTCGGTCAGGGTGCCCAGAGCGTCCTCGTCGACGAGAGCAACCCGCTCGGGCTCGTCCATCTGCTCTCGATCGGCGTCGTGATCGCGACCGCGATCCGGGGTCGCCACATCGTCGAGGCCGTCTCGTGGGGACTGCTGACGTCGGCCGTCCTCAACCTGGGGCTCGGGCTGGCATCGGTGAGCGACATGATCGTGTTCCAGGCTCCGCGGGACGCCGGGCTCGCCCAGTCGCTGTCGTTCCTGCCGTTCGTCGAACTCGTCGACAGCGGCCAGGCTGCCGTCGCCGGCAGCATCTACGCCGGCGCGCTGAGCTTCTTCCCGTTGATCGTGCTCACGCTGTTGATCGTCGCGGGCGCGCGGATCCTGGTGCGCGGCGGCGGGTTCGCGGTGATCCAGGACTGGCTGCTGGAGACGTTCGCCACGACCGTGCGGCGGGCCGAGCTCACGATGGT
This Halococcus agarilyticus DNA region includes the following protein-coding sequences:
- a CDS encoding GvpL/GvpF family gas vesicle protein; its protein translation is MASTHLYTYGITDDADVAFETDGVDGATDVYAVEHGSLAAVVSDSETMEPDRSDENLRAHDDVLQELLYRDGGRTVVPMQFGMVFKNARALKGVLRGGRRAFRKALNDVEGRVELGLKILADEGATVDRESIVASVTERLEPVSVSEAENGLFSDRLVLNRSYLVERDDRAAFDEAVDGIIDEYGETFTVQYTGPWAPYSFVDIEIGAQR
- the gvpA gene encoding gas vesicle protein GvpA produces the protein MASERPSTASLAEVVDRILDKGIVIDIWARVSVVGIEILTVEARVVAASVDTFLHYSKEISKLEMASQSGDLEDLQNLELGTSPMTQPEPDEPEVHIEETDEEEEQEQEAEQ
- the gvpG gene encoding gas vesicle protein GvpG; the encoded protein is MFVVDDLLVRPFVSLINVVHAMAIEELYDVEAIRDDIKENRLLFEVGERSREEYEERRTDLERQLDVAEQARENLQGKVEIKR
- the gvpJ gene encoding gas vesicle protein GvpJ; the protein is MSERGGGPTRRSDSLADVVEMLLDKGVVINADIAVSVGDTELLGIQLRAALASFETAAEYGLEFPDGTDMRRVEAASDRTPIEEVDDEDDPPPINESGSWLAEPPITSDESDSDTDYDDESPASEPGIGARPRIGGRSRREGDEADGSEDREESENAAEDTDDTEPEATTDGESDDED
- the gvpO gene encoding gas vesicle protein GvpO — its product is MADLDPTEHTIDELDDELESVDDPERLRDIHDAETDGEDRTGATELIEERLAAVQEELDRREAEGQNGDDEGASEAADETTEESSGSGGVGIIDVRNQVRSVAADLIGRPLDGITEVRADDDGWYTTVEVIERNSIPDTQDILGRYEIDLDADANVVGYRRLRRYRRGDTDDEAVE
- the gvpH gene encoding gas vesicle protein GvpH, producing the protein MSNRDTIGGLIRTALRDALEAAADADEDGRARRTGSVTDGKRRAEYGITVGTIRPGEVPSTTDESRTAALETTDTEYATSVRRVEDGLVVTADLPAIDPEGLAAGVTDDSRTLLIADDDRLLTRVDLPDGGFAVDGASFNNAVLEVYLRPTEDTKQ
- a CDS encoding Na+/H+ antiporter NhaC family protein; this translates as MSASGDPDDPNEHDFEREFTDDDREGPAIEFYGGRLTSALPLAIFVLWAIVQSGLLQISATNGLVAGMLLALIVGMFFVKGDWKTYANTIFEGMTQRVAATAIVAWLWAGMFAETIQVGGFVDGLVWAADALSIGPTLFPAVTFLLAGLLATGIGSGYGTAIAFTSLFFPAGVLLGANPVLMFGALLSGAVFGDNLAPVSDTTIVSAVTQDADIGGVVASRFKYAIVAAVLALAGYIVAGSMMTGIDVGQGAQSVLVDESNPLGLVHLLSIGVVIATAIRGRHIVEAVSWGLLTSAVLNLGLGLASVSDMIVFQAPRDAGLAQSLSFLPFVELVDSGQAAVAGSIYAGALSFFPLIVLTLLIVAGARILVRGGGFAVIQDWLLETFATTVRRAELTMVLGTAGVNSMITINTAAEIAIAPYIARIGERFNINAYRRANILDANTSALGYIFPWGGGVLAGYSAMVGLPDQYEWFTQSMVVNPIDVWPFVFHGWLLFFVFIASALTGFGLEYVADRESSEVARV